GGATCCATTCCATCTTCGCCGAGGCGGCGAAGCACGCTCTCATCGGGGACCCCAAGCTCCCCACCCCCGAACCGGCCGCGCGGGCCCTGCTCGTGAAGCTCGCCTGGTTCCCCGAGGTCCTGCGGGCCTGCGAGCGCGAGCTCTCGCCGCACCCGCTCGCGACCTATCTCATGGAGCTGGCCGGGCTCTACCACCCCTTCTACGAGCAGTGCCGCGTCGTCGACCCGGCGGCCCTGGAGCCCTCCAAGGCGCGCCTGGCGCTCTGCGCGGGCGTCGCGGCGCTCATCAAAGACGGCCTGGGCCTTCTCGGAGTCTCCGCCCCGGAGAAGATGTAGCGCCGGATCGGTGCGTCTGGGCCTTTAGGCCTACCGCCCTCTGAGCCGCAGGACCCTCCCTGTAAGTCCGCGGTTTCCCCACACTTATGGAGATGAAGGCCCTCTTCGCCCTCCTCCTCCTGCTGCCCTCGTCGTGCCTGGCGGCCGACGCCGCCCTCGAAGCGGGTCCGACGCTGACCCTGGCGCAGACCGAGCGCCTCCACCGGGAGGCCTCCGCCTTCACCGACGTGCTCCTCAAGCGCCTGGCGGCCAACGGGACCGAACTCAAGCGCCTCCCCTCCGGCTTCCGCTCCCGCGTGTACTCCACCGCCTTCGAGGCCGCGCGCTGGGCGCCCGAGCACTTCGTGGCCTTCGCCGCCCTCGCGCCGAAGATGACGCCCGAGGACTGGAAGCCGGTCTTCGCGGCGGTCGCGGACGGGCCGCAGACCCTCACCGCGCTCGTGCGCGCGCGCGTCGAGGAGGCGGGCGCGGCGCCGAAGGTCCCGACGATGGATTATGAGCGCCGCGACGACCCGGAATGGGTGGGGAAGGTCTACGTCGACGGCGACACGGTGGACGTGCGGAGCGGGGCGCCTACCGCGGCTGCGGCGGACGCCCGCCTCCGGGATTCCAAGGCCGCGCCCGCCTCCCTCCAGAAAGAGCGCTGACGCACGGACGCGCGGACCCGCTCGACGAGCGCGTACCAGCCGCGGGGCCTCTTCAGCAGCCAGCCCGCCAGCCCCTCGCGCCGGCACAGCGCCTCCAGCGCCTCGTCGATCTCGCCGGTCAGCATCCACACCGCCGTCCTTTCGAGACCGGGAAGGGAGCGGAGGATCCTCAGCCCCTCCAGCCCGTCCATGCGGGGCAGGCCGAAGTCCAGCAGCACGGCGTCCGGGCGCGCCTCGAGAGCGTGGAGCACCGCGAGCGGAACGCTCGTCGCCGTGCGGACCTCGAAGCCCCCCCGCGAGAGCATCCGGGACAGCCCCCTGAGCAGCTCCTTGTCGTCCTCGACGATCAGCGCCGTCGGCCGGCGCGGGACCCCGGACTCCGATCCCGGCAGCAGGAGATGCCGGGCGGCGTCCATGAAGCCGCGCACGGGTTCGTCCTTCGGATAATAGGTGTCCGCGCCCGCGCGCAGGAAGGAGATCTTGGCGCTCACCGGATGCCCCGCCATCGTGCTGACGATGATGCGGGTCGGGCCGGCCGACGCGCGGCGCACGGCGCGGCAGAACCCCGCCCCGTCCGGCCCGCCGTCGAGCGAGGGGTCGAGGGCGATGAGGGCGGGGGACTCGCGCGCGGCGAGCGCGAGCGCCGCCTCGGCCGTGTCGGCCTCGACGACCCGCTCGGAGAGCGAGGAGAGGCAGCGCGCGAGCAGGCGGCGCATGGGACCGTGGCCTTCGGCCACGAGGATGAGCGGGGAGTAGGAGGTGTCGTGCATCGTCCCGTCGCCTCCGCGCGAACGCGGAGATGACGGGACGATACCCTATCGATGCGGCGGAATTATTACGGCGCCGCCTTCTGCGCTTCCAGGGAGGCGATGATCTTGTCGGCGGCCGCCGCGGCCGCCGACGCGAGGACCGCGAGCGTGCCCGCCTTGCCGAGCGCGGGCAGGAAGGCGTACTGCATGATGAAGGCCGCGCGCTGG
The sequence above is drawn from the Elusimicrobiota bacterium genome and encodes:
- a CDS encoding response regulator, encoding MHDTSYSPLILVAEGHGPMRRLLARCLSSLSERVVEADTAEAALALAARESPALIALDPSLDGGPDGAGFCRAVRRASAGPTRIIVSTMAGHPVSAKISFLRAGADTYYPKDEPVRGFMDAARHLLLPGSESGVPRRPTALIVEDDKELLRGLSRMLSRGGFEVRTATSVPLAVLHALEARPDAVLLDFGLPRMDGLEGLRILRSLPGLERTAVWMLTGEIDEALEALCRREGLAGWLLKRPRGWYALVERVRASVRQRSFWREAGAALESRRRASAAAAVGAPLRTSTVSPST